In the genome of Actinomycetes bacterium, the window CTGCAGGTACGCAAGCACGTCCACCGGGCACCGGCCGACCTCGTCGCCCGGCTGGCCGAGGTCGGGCCGCGGGCGGCCGCCGGACGACGACGTACGCCGTGGCCGGTGCGACAGCTGCCCATGCCGCGGCAGCCGGTCGACCCCGGCGGCGCCGCCTTCGAGACCTGGACCGTGGGCTACCTCGTCGACGTGATCCTCACCCGCGACACCTGGATGCACCGCAGCGACATCGCCGAGGCGACCGAACGGCCTATGGAGCTCACCCCCGGGCACGACGGCGTCCTCGTGGCCGACGTGGCGGCGGAGTGGGCCGCCCGGCACCGTCGCCCGGTCGCCCTCACCCTCACCGGGCCGGCCGGTGGCAGCTGGCTGTTCAACGCGACCCAGCCGGGTGCTGCGGAGCCACTGGAGCTGGACGCCGTCGAGTTCTGCCGCGCGCTCTCCGGTCGCGGCCGTCGACCCGGCCTGCTGGCCACCCTGGTCCCGTTCTGAGAGCCGGTCAGCAGAAGCGGGGCAGGTGGTGCGCCAGCTGGCGCTGCCACGACGGCCAGTCGTGCGGCACGTCGTGGCCCCACACGTCGAGCTCGTGCGGGATGCCCTTGTCGGCGAGGACGGCCGCCAGCCGGTGGGTGCTGGGCAGCGCGCGGGTCGGGTGTTCCTCCCACGCGCCCTGGCCGACCACCAGCACGAGGCAAACCGCAGAGCGGAGCCAGTCGAGGTGCCCGCCCTCCAGGTTGGCGACGTAGTCGGTCGGGTTGTGGAAGTAGGCCGCCTCACCCCGCTCGCCCCAGCCGTGCCACTCGGAGGGGTCGTACGACCCGGACAGGCACAGCGCCTGCGGTGCGAGTTCCGCATGTCGCAGCGCGAGGTTGGCGGCGTGGAAGGCGCCCAGGCTGCAGCCGGTGACGACGAGGTCGCTGCGGCCGCCGCAGTCGTCGCGGACGAAGCCCACGACCTCCTCCAGCACCCAGCGCTCGTAGAGGTCGTGGCGGCGGGCCCGCTCCTCCAGCGGCACGGAACGGTCGGACCAGGTGAACGCGTCGGCCGAGTCGACGCAGTAGAGCTTCACCCGGCCGGCGTCCAGGAGCCAGCGGACCGCGTCGACCATGCCGTGCTCGGCGTAGTCCCAGGCCGAGCCGCCCTCCGACGGGAAGACCAGCACCGGCCGGCCCCAGTGGCCGTGCACGACGACCTGGCCGCGGAAGCCGCTGACCGCCGAGGTCAGCTCCAGCGACCTCATGGCCGGCACGTCACCGCGCGACCTCGCGGAGCAGCCCGGTCAGCCACGGGTCCAGCGCGTCGCGCCACGCCGGGTAGTTGTGGCCGTCGCGCACCTCGCGCAGCGTCACGTCGTAGCCCTGGGCGGACAGGGCGCGGGCCATGATCCGGTTGTTGGCGAGGTTCTCCTCGACCGTCCCGCAGGTCATGACCGTCGGCACCGGCCGTGGGTGGCCCTCGGAGCGCAGCACGGCGGCCACCGACCGGACGACCCGGTCGTACTGCGCGAACCGTCGTTCGTGCGCGTCGTGGCGCGGGTGGAAGAACGAGCCGGACTGCAGGAACAACGCATCGAGGCACTGGCCCTGCCGTTGCGCGTGCAGCATTGCCAGCGCGCCGAGGCTGGCACCCATCCCGACGATGGCCGTGGTCGCGACCTCGTCGCGCAGCCGGGGGAGCACCGCGAGGCAGAGCGCACGGGTGTAGGGACCGTCCGCCGAATAGCGGTCGTTGCGCGGTCCGGGCGGCATGAGGGCGGCCCGCAGCGGAGGCAGGGTGCCGTTGCCGGTCCAGGCCGTGAGGTACGTCGTCAGGTCGGCCAGCTGGTCGTACTCGGGCCCGTCGTGCACGACGAGCAGGGCAGCCGGACGGTCGTCCTGCAGCCCGGCCGGGCTCCAGAGCACCACGTCGAGGTCCTCGCCCAGCGACCGCGTGGGCACCGTGACCGTCCGTCGTCGGCCGGTCGGCCCCCTGACAGCCAGCCAGAGCGGGGGCCGGTAGCCGGGCATCTCGAGCGCCGACTTGTCGCCGAACGCACCGGCGGCCCGGCTCGGGTTGCCGGGGTCCGTGACCGTCGTGGTCGTGCCGTCAGGGGCCGTCAGCTCGAGGAGGTACTCCATGCGGTCCACCTCGGGGAGCTCCACGAGCAGCTCCCAGACGCCCGCGGCCCAGGCGAAGTCCAGGTGGTCCCCGGGGAGTCCGACGTCCTGACGCAGCCGCACCCCGGCGAGGTCGTGGTCCCGGTCGGCCAGCCGCAAGGTGACGAAGCACCCCTCGACCTCGGGTCCCGGCCGCAGCGCGGGAGCGGAGGACGCATGGGGCACCCGGCAACCCTAGAGGGGAGGCACGTTCCGCACCGGGAACCGGGGGAAGGGGCGCGCCATGACGACCATGGAGCGCAGCATCACCGTGACGAGCAGCCCGGACCGCACCTTCGACTACCTGAGCGACGTGGGCAACCTGCCCCGCTACATGGACTCGATGACCTCGGCGGAGCGCACCGGCCCGGAGGAGGTCCACGTCACCGCCGTGGTGCCCGACCGGGGCACCGAGGATGGCGAGGCCTGGTTCCGGACCGATCCGTCGACCCGCCGCGTCGAGTGGGGATCGGAGGGCTCGTCGGACTACCACGGTTGGCTCCAGGTCGACGACGACCCGGGCACCGGCGGCAGCCGGGTGCGGCTCGGCCTGCACCTGGTCCGCGACGGCGCCGACGGCAGCCTCGACCGCACCCTGGAGGCGCTGCGCACCCAGGTCGAGTCCGGCTCCGTCTGAGTCAGAGCAGGCTCAGCTGGGTCGGCGCGGAGGCCTCGGCCGGTCCCGGCCGGCGCGTCCGGGCAGCTTCGTGGCTGGTGCGCCAGCGACCTGACGACGTACGCCCGACGCCGTGGCGCTCGGCGGCCGCGCGGACCCGCGCCGTCACGTCGGACTGGTAGTCGGGGTCGGCGTAGCTGCCGCGTCGGTAGAGGCGGGCGTAAGCGACGATGAGCTCGGGGTGCTGGTCGCGCAGCCACCGGGTCCACCACTCGCGGGCGCCCGGGCGCAGGTGCAGGACGATCGGCGAGACGTACGTCGCGCCGGTGGCCGAGATGGCTGCCACCGTCGCGTCGATCTGCTCGTCGTCGTCGGTGAGGTAGGGGAGCACCGGGGCCATCAGGACGCCGGTGGGGATGCCCGCGTCGGTCAGCCGGCGCACGACCTCGAGCCGGCGCCGGGGCGGCGGCGCGCCGGGCTCGACCAGGGCGCGCAGCTCGCGGTCGACGGACCCGATCGAGAGGGCCGCCGACACGTCGGTGACGTCAGCGGCCCGGGTGAGGAGGTCGAGGTCGCGCAGGATCAGCGCGCCCTTGGTGAGGATCGAGAACGGGTTGGCGACCTCGGTGAGCGCGGGGATGATGTCGCGCATCAGCTGGTAGCGGCCCTCGGCGCGCTGGTAGCAGTCGACGTTGGTGCCCATCGCGACGTGCTCGCCGGCCCAGGAGGGTCGCCGCAGCTCGCGGCGCAGCACCTCGCCCACGTTGGTCTTGACCACGATCTGGGTGTCGAAGTCGGTGCCGCTGTCCAGGTCGAGGTACTCGTGCGTCTTGCGAGCGAAGCAGTATGTGCACGACATGCTGCATCCGCGGTAGGGGTTGATCGTCCAGCGGAACGGGACCGGCGACGCATCCGGCACTTTGTTGAGGGCGCTGCGGCAGGTGACCTCGTGGAAGGTCAGGCCGCGGAACTCAGGGGTGTCGAAGGTGCGGGTGACGGCGCCGCGGGGGAGCAGCGGACGAGGGGCGCCGCCCTCCACGGAGGGATCGTCCGCCAGCCGTAGGCTGTCCCAGCGCATGGATCCAGTGGAACATACGTTCGAGTCCCGGTCGAGGTCTTGAGGCGCGGCCCGGTAGGGGAGTTGCCGCCATGGAGACGCGCGTCGGGCACGATGACGCCGTGACCACCCGATTCGCCGGCTGCGAGCTGAGCATCGACCGCCACGAGCTGCGGCGTGACGGCCAGGTGGTGCCGATGGAGCCGCAGGTGTTCGACGTCCTGGCCTACCTGGTGCGCCACCACGACCGGCTGGTGCCCAAGGCCGAGCTGCTCGACCAGGTGTGGGGCAGCAGGTTCGTGTCGGAGTCGGCGCTGACCAGCCGGATCAAGTCCGCCCGCCGGGCCGTCGGCGACACGGGCCGCGACCAGAGGGTGATCAAGACCGTCCACGGTCGCGGGTACCGGTTCGTCGCCGACCTGGTCGACGTGCAGCCCGCCGCGGGTCGCGAACCCGCCGGCCGGGGCGCGGCGCCCGGGGAGTCGCCGGCCCAGACGAGGATCCGCCGAGCGCTCGGCGACCTGGCGACCGGCCGCGGAGCGGCGGTCCAGGTGTCCGGGCCGAGTGGTTCGGGCCGGACCCACCTCCTGCGGACGGCGGCGGAGGAGGGGCGAGCGGCCGGGTTCCGCGTCCTGGCGGCCGTCGGGCCGAACGGTGCCGGTGGGGCCGGCCAGCTCTCCGCGGTCCTGGCCGAGCTGCGGCAGGGCCAGCCGCAGCTGCTCGAGGCGATCTCGCCCGACTGCCGGGACGAGCTCGCGACGGTCGCCGCCGGGGCCGAGGCGGGCTCGCGACCGCGGCTGATGGTGGCGCTGCGGGAGCTCCTGCTGACGGCGGCGCAGGGGGCCGGCGCGGTGTTTCTCCTCGACGACGTCGACCAGGCCGATCCCGACACGACCACCGCGCTCGAGGAGGCGGTCCGGCTGGCGCCGACCCACCGGCTGGCCGTGGTCGTGACCACCAGGTCCGACGCACCGGCGGCGCGAGGGCTCGAGGTCGCGCACCTGACACCGTCGGCGCCGCGCGTGGGCGAGCCGCGGACGTCGGAGCCGACCGGTGATCTGATGGCGGCCCTGCGGGACGTCGCCGTGCTGGGGGACCGGTTCGACCGGGTCGACGTCGCGGCCGCCGGCGGACTGGACATTGACCTCGCCGACAGTCTGCTGGCGGAGGCGGTGCAGCGAGGTGTCCTCGAGCACGGGTCCGACGGCCACCGGTTCGCCGACCCGGCGACGGCGCAGCGGCTCGTCGGGCAGGTGCCCGCTGCCCGGCGGCGCACGGTGCTGGAGCAGTCGGCGGCACGTCTCACCGAGGCCGGCGCCCGGCCGGCGCGGGTCGCCGACCTGCTCCTGGCGGCGGGCGAGCCGGACCTCGCCGTCCGGTACGTCGTCGCGGCCGCACCGGCGGCCGCCCGGGCCGGCCTGCACGACGACGTGCTCCGCTGGACCGACGCGGTGCGGCCGCACGCCACCGGGACCGACGTCGGTGTCGTCCTCTCCCTGCGCGCGGACTCGCTCGCGGCCGTGGGGGACCACGCTGCGGTGCCGGCCTACCGGCACGCGCTGGCCGCCGCGGACCCCGGGGAGGCGTCCGGGCTGCGCGCGCGGATGGCCCGGGCAGCGGTGCTCGCCGGCGACCTCGGCTCGGCCGAGGAGGCGCTGGCCGGCCTCGAGCCCACGGGCGGTCCCGACGACGCCGACATCCTGCTGGCACGGGGGATGGTGCTCTACCACTCCGACGACCTGGACGCGGCGGAGGCCGCGCTGGAGGCGGCCCGGCCGATGGCACTCGCCCCTGGGGCACCGGACCGGCTGCTCAGCGTCATCACGCTGCAGGGGATGATCGCGCACAACCGCGGCCAGTGGTCCGACCGGCTGCGCCGCGAGATGCGAGCGACCAGCGAGAACCCGGGCCTGGCCGCGACGGTCTTCGACTCGCACCTGTGCGTGGCGGAGTACCTGCTCTACGGCCCGACGCCGTACGACGAGGTGGTGGCGCTCGCGGACGGGCTACGGGAGCAGGCCGAGCGGGCCGGGGCCCGGCGGGGGGTC includes:
- a CDS encoding maleylpyruvate isomerase family mycothiol-dependent enzyme, with amino-acid sequence MTSTARRRPALDRPTAVRLAADEYLRYAEQVRELGPSDWTAPTACPDWDVHAMTAHVLGMAEFAASVPERVRQGRAAGKAGGLFIDALTALQVRKHVHRAPADLVARLAEVGPRAAAGRRRTPWPVRQLPMPRQPVDPGGAAFETWTVGYLVDVILTRDTWMHRSDIAEATERPMELTPGHDGVLVADVAAEWAARHRRPVALTLTGPAGGSWLFNATQPGAAEPLELDAVEFCRALSGRGRRPGLLATLVPF
- a CDS encoding SRPBCC family protein, whose product is MTTMERSITVTSSPDRTFDYLSDVGNLPRYMDSMTSAERTGPEEVHVTAVVPDRGTEDGEAWFRTDPSTRRVEWGSEGSSDYHGWLQVDDDPGTGGSRVRLGLHLVRDGADGSLDRTLEALRTQVESGSV
- a CDS encoding alpha/beta hydrolase-fold protein — protein: MRSLELTSAVSGFRGQVVVHGHWGRPVLVFPSEGGSAWDYAEHGMVDAVRWLLDAGRVKLYCVDSADAFTWSDRSVPLEERARRHDLYERWVLEEVVGFVRDDCGGRSDLVVTGCSLGAFHAANLALRHAELAPQALCLSGSYDPSEWHGWGERGEAAYFHNPTDYVANLEGGHLDWLRSAVCLVLVVGQGAWEEHPTRALPSTHRLAAVLADKGIPHELDVWGHDVPHDWPSWQRQLAHHLPRFC
- a CDS encoding Rv2578c family radical SAM protein — encoded protein: MRWDSLRLADDPSVEGGAPRPLLPRGAVTRTFDTPEFRGLTFHEVTCRSALNKVPDASPVPFRWTINPYRGCSMSCTYCFARKTHEYLDLDSGTDFDTQIVVKTNVGEVLRRELRRPSWAGEHVAMGTNVDCYQRAEGRYQLMRDIIPALTEVANPFSILTKGALILRDLDLLTRAADVTDVSAALSIGSVDRELRALVEPGAPPPRRRLEVVRRLTDAGIPTGVLMAPVLPYLTDDDEQIDATVAAISATGATYVSPIVLHLRPGAREWWTRWLRDQHPELIVAYARLYRRGSYADPDYQSDVTARVRAAAERHGVGRTSSGRWRTSHEAARTRRPGPAEASAPTQLSLL
- a CDS encoding AAA family ATPase; this translates as MQPAAGREPAGRGAAPGESPAQTRIRRALGDLATGRGAAVQVSGPSGSGRTHLLRTAAEEGRAAGFRVLAAVGPNGAGGAGQLSAVLAELRQGQPQLLEAISPDCRDELATVAAGAEAGSRPRLMVALRELLLTAAQGAGAVFLLDDVDQADPDTTTALEEAVRLAPTHRLAVVVTTRSDAPAARGLEVAHLTPSAPRVGEPRTSEPTGDLMAALRDVAVLGDRFDRVDVAAAGGLDIDLADSLLAEAVQRGVLEHGSDGHRFADPATAQRLVGQVPAARRRTVLEQSAARLTEAGARPARVADLLLAAGEPDLAVRYVVAAAPAAARAGLHDDVLRWTDAVRPHATGTDVGVVLSLRADSLAAVGDHAAVPAYRHALAAADPGEASGLRARMARAAVLAGDLGSAEEALAGLEPTGGPDDADILLARGMVLYHSDDLDAAEAALEAARPMALAPGAPDRLLSVITLQGMIAHNRGQWSDRLRREMRATSENPGLAATVFDSHLCVAEYLLYGPTPYDEVVALADGLREQAERAGARRGVAFAVVVAGEAALLAGDLDLARTRLAEAVDLHVALGADTGTAHTLQRLAEVELAAGNRVAAERLLGRALVLARWSPLSRHLLQRVYGTLIAAAPDPKAALAVVDEAVAAMDAQLSCLFCQVMIAVPAAVACIDGGRLDEARDWLGQAERSAAAWQGTAWQGAVAEARAHLARAEGDEASAERLFLSAAELFDLAGQPIDAQRSREALTD
- a CDS encoding esterase encodes the protein MPHASSAPALRPGPEVEGCFVTLRLADRDHDLAGVRLRQDVGLPGDHLDFAWAAGVWELLVELPEVDRMEYLLELTAPDGTTTTVTDPGNPSRAAGAFGDKSALEMPGYRPPLWLAVRGPTGRRRTVTVPTRSLGEDLDVVLWSPAGLQDDRPAALLVVHDGPEYDQLADLTTYLTAWTGNGTLPPLRAALMPPGPRNDRYSADGPYTRALCLAVLPRLRDEVATTAIVGMGASLGALAMLHAQRQGQCLDALFLQSGSFFHPRHDAHERRFAQYDRVVRSVAAVLRSEGHPRPVPTVMTCGTVEENLANNRIMARALSAQGYDVTLREVRDGHNYPAWRDALDPWLTGLLREVAR